The genomic stretch CTGCTGTATCTGAGTCTAAACACTTTTTAGCCTCATCTTTCAGCTCCATAATTTCCAATTCGGTTTTACCAGATGCAATGATGTCATCTGTTTTAGGAAATTCTTCATGCCATTTGTCAAACTTCGCTTTAGTCAGGTCTCTTACATTGTGTTTTGATTTCGACATTGTCACTTTTGTTATTGTCACCGCACTTGTACTCTCATGTATTATTTTGTCTCAAATGACGATCATCTGCAGCACGGTTTTCAGGTCGATTTTTAGGTTAACGAAGCGCACATGCGTTAATTGCACAGCTCATGGGAGCCTAGAGTAAGCTAACCATGCTGCTTCAACGGCCAAAGTCACAGACGTAGCAGCTATATTAGAGTCGGCATCCCATTCAGAAAATTGATGCGAAGCACACCGCACTCTGATCTTACAGACCACTGAGTTCATACCTCCTACGCTCCCAGGCCCACCTGGGCCCACTTGCTCGTCGAAAACTGatacacaaaaatttacccaggggAACTGTCTTTATAGTCTTCAGTCAACGTTAGAAAATACTGTGATTATTGGTGACGATTTGTTATTTGACAGTTTATTCTGGGAGTGATATAAATTTCTGCATCAATTGATCTAATATAAATTAGCAATAATGCCTGGCACCGTTGAACATCGTTCGGTCACCGGAATGGTGAATTTAATCCGTAAACTGTTACGTGGGGTAAGTTCAcggaattatatttaaatatagcGATGTAATTTACATTTAGAGGTTAAGTTGATTGCTTATATAATGATTATACACAAAGTTCAATTTCATTAAGCCAAATTGCTTCACAATTACTGATTTCGCATTCTTATCTCTCAATTTATGACAATTCTTCATTACAGAAAGATCACGTAAATGCTCTACGCTTTGCTGATTGTCTTGCTGCCCGCACACAACCTCCACCTGAAATACCTGGTGGTCCATATCATAAGACCTCAAAAATCTACTACTTTACCAGGGATGCCAGACGAGAGGTGCAACCCCCAACAGTTATTGCTACCAGTCACCAAATCGCTTCATCGTGAGTCATTCACTTATAAcatatttttgacaatttcagGGTTGcttataaattgaaattattcaccaATATGGCTAGAATTTAATTATCAGTACAGTTCCGAGACTGCAAAAGAAAACCTTCAAGATGTTTTCACCATATGCACTCTAAAAAGGTTTTCTCATTTAAagtttatccttttttttagACAAAATACCATACTTTAACCGTATCCATAAGTTCTCGAAGTAAAGAGAAGTAAAGTcatttttccaattaaaattttagTGGCCAAGTATCAACTGAAGTTAAACCGGTCACACCTGGAAAAGTGTTCGAATGTGATTAAGTAATTATGAAATGGTAGTTGGCGTAGAATTACAGTGGTAAAATTTGAAtgtaaataaacgaaataaatatatgctGACAATTACTACATTGGATGCTGGatacaatttgaatttttcctccCAACCTGATTAGTCATGACATGTTATGTGAACAATGCCATAAGGATAAATAAAGTCTTTAATTATCTCCAGTTTCAGTGAGGATTCATTGACAGTCGCGATCACATAAATTGTTTCATGACTTCAATTAAATGTACTGATTTCAAGTTCATTAATATTTTGCATTTCATTTATAGCACCACTGATTTAGCATTCATCGTTACCGTTAGTGTATGTTCTTCGAGCAATGAATTCTGACATTTCCGAAGAGATAtggaatatacatataaagtatatacatatatatacctttTTAATTTCCATTTCTTAGTATGTACATATAACAATTACTCACAAAAATCGTAATATATTAAATCATAAGAACATTATTTGTTAGTAAATAATAAGGACCATGAACAGAagagaataaatatattaccgTGTCAAGCAAGGTGAAAGATTAAAGAATCTGCCCGAGATTCATAACAAACTCAAGATATCCGAGATTTTAgatcaaaataaattaaattgtgCTTATTTAATTCTGTA from Neodiprion virginianus isolate iyNeoVirg1 chromosome 3, iyNeoVirg1.1, whole genome shotgun sequence encodes the following:
- the LOC124300603 gene encoding NADH dehydrogenase [ubiquinone] 1 alpha subcomplex subunit 7-like: MPGTVEHRSVTGMVNLIRKLLRGKDHVNALRFADCLAARTQPPPEIPGGPYHKTSKIYYFTRDARREVQPPTVIATSHQIASSGQVSTEVKPVTPGKVFECD